Proteins from a genomic interval of Ciona intestinalis chromosome 9, KH, whole genome shotgun sequence:
- the LOC100184853 gene encoding pituitary tumor-transforming gene 1 protein-interacting protein isoform X2, whose translation MNANAGLFCLFAVGLFIILCNVNYSSANTPPTPVNCSLVNDSCESCLKLNVKCMWCNKPRKCMDYPVNHILPTSADCGLADARWGVCGLNFEALIISVSVVGGLLLIAITLCLCKCCKCCCFKKDSAKYEREAQRLDRERQERAMRQDERKLDRQRKNDDIRRKYGLGPSSSSKYQRFENEQ comes from the exons ATGAACGCAAACGCTGggttgttctgtttatttGCTGTTGgcctgtttattattttatgtaatgttAATTATTCTTCTGCCAACACCCCACCAACTCCAGTCA ATTGTTCTCTGGTGAATGACTCCTGTGAAAGTTGCTTAAAGTTGAATGTGAAATGCATGTGGTGCAACAAACCACGCAAATGCATGGATTATCCTGTCAATCATATCTTACCAACATCAGCAGATTGTGGATTAGCTGATGCACGATGGGGTGTATGTGGCT TGAATTTTGAAGCATTGATTATATCAGTAAGCGTCGTTGGCGGACTTCTTCTTATCGCGATAACTTTGTGTTTGTGCAAGTGTTGTAAATGTTGCTGCTTCAAGAAAGACAGTGCTAA atATGAACGTGAAGCCCAGAGACTTGATAGAGAGAGACAAGAAAGGGCCATGCGACAAGATGAAAG GAAATTAGACAGACAACGTAAGAATGACGACATCAGGCGAAAATACG GCTTGGGTCCTAGCAGCAGTTCGAAATACCAACGATTCGAAAACgaacaataa
- the LOC100184853 gene encoding pituitary tumor-transforming gene 1 protein-interacting protein isoform X3, with translation MNANAGLFCLFAVGLFIILCNVNYSSANTPPTPVNCSLVNDSCESCLKLNVKCMWCNKPRKCMDYPVNHILPTSADCGLADARWGVCGLNFEALIISVSVVGGLLLIAITLCLCKCCKCCCFKKDSAKYEREAQRLDRERQERAMRQDERKLDRQRKNDDIRRKYGLLRNDYQRLEN, from the exons ATGAACGCAAACGCTGggttgttctgtttatttGCTGTTGgcctgtttattattttatgtaatgttAATTATTCTTCTGCCAACACCCCACCAACTCCAGTCA ATTGTTCTCTGGTGAATGACTCCTGTGAAAGTTGCTTAAAGTTGAATGTGAAATGCATGTGGTGCAACAAACCACGCAAATGCATGGATTATCCTGTCAATCATATCTTACCAACATCAGCAGATTGTGGATTAGCTGATGCACGATGGGGTGTATGTGGCT TGAATTTTGAAGCATTGATTATATCAGTAAGCGTCGTTGGCGGACTTCTTCTTATCGCGATAACTTTGTGTTTGTGCAAGTGTTGTAAATGTTGCTGCTTCAAGAAAGACAGTGCTAA atATGAACGTGAAGCCCAGAGACTTGATAGAGAGAGACAAGAAAGGGCCATGCGACAAGATGAAAG GAAATTAGACAGACAACGTAAGAATGACGACATCAGGCGAAAATACG GCTTGCTACGAAACGATTACCAAAGACTTGAAAATTAA
- the LOC100184853 gene encoding pituitary tumor-transforming gene 1 protein-interacting protein isoform X1 encodes MNANAGLFCLFAVGLFIILCNVNYSSANTPPTPVNCSLVNDSCESCLKLNVKCMWCNKPRKCMDYPVNHILPTSADCGLADARWGVCGLNFEALIISVSVVGGLLLIAITLCLCKCCKCCCFKKDSAKYEREAQRLDRERQERAMRQDERKLDRQRKNDDIRRKYGLIKDNNRYQRFDDETA; translated from the exons ATGAACGCAAACGCTGggttgttctgtttatttGCTGTTGgcctgtttattattttatgtaatgttAATTATTCTTCTGCCAACACCCCACCAACTCCAGTCA ATTGTTCTCTGGTGAATGACTCCTGTGAAAGTTGCTTAAAGTTGAATGTGAAATGCATGTGGTGCAACAAACCACGCAAATGCATGGATTATCCTGTCAATCATATCTTACCAACATCAGCAGATTGTGGATTAGCTGATGCACGATGGGGTGTATGTGGCT TGAATTTTGAAGCATTGATTATATCAGTAAGCGTCGTTGGCGGACTTCTTCTTATCGCGATAACTTTGTGTTTGTGCAAGTGTTGTAAATGTTGCTGCTTCAAGAAAGACAGTGCTAA atATGAACGTGAAGCCCAGAGACTTGATAGAGAGAGACAAGAAAGGGCCATGCGACAAGATGAAAG GAAATTAGACAGACAACGTAAGAATGACGACATCAGGCGAAAATACG GGTTGATCAAGGATAACAATAGATATCAACGCTTTGATGACGAAACTGCTTAA